Proteins found in one Brachypodium distachyon strain Bd21 chromosome 5, Brachypodium_distachyon_v3.0, whole genome shotgun sequence genomic segment:
- the LOC100846477 gene encoding F-box/kelch-repeat protein At1g67480, giving the protein MVLKSLTRPKFSSVLMTKEETNELIPGLPEDMAKICLALVPQKHFPAMGAVSRRWMLFVGSREFSAVRKEVGKIEELIYVLVAEPGGKGSRWEVLGYQNNRVLPPMPGVTKAGFGVVVLDGKLFVIAGYDVDHGKERVSDAVYQYDARLNRWGAIASMNVARRDFACAVLEGVIYVAGGFGSDSNSLSTVEAYDSQQNRWTLIDNLRRPRWGSFACGLNSKLYIMGGRSSYTIGNSRFVDVYDPSCCSWDEVKRGCVMVTSHAVCGDRLFCIEWKSQRSLSVFSPADSSWKKITVPLTGSSSTKFCLGVHDGKLLLFSQEEEAGYQTMTYDPAASIGSEWGTSKLKPSGLCFCSVTINV; this is encoded by the exons ATGGTTCTCAAGTCTCTGACCAGGCCAAAGTTTTCTTCAGTTCTGATGACCAAAGAAGAAACCAACGAGCTAATACCTGGTTTGCCGGAAGACATGGCAAAGATATGCCTCGCGCTCGTCCCTCAGAAACACTTCCCAGCCATGGGTGCAGTGTCAAGGAGGTGGATGTTGTTTGTCGGGAGCAGGGAGTTCAGTGCTGTCAGGAAGGAGGTTGGCAAGATTGAAGAATTGATTTATGTCCTGGTAGCTGAACCGGGAGGGAAGGGGTCACGTTGGGAGGTCTTAGGATATCAGAATAATAGGGTCCTTCCTCCTATGCCTGGAGTGACGAAAGCTGGGTTTGGAGTGGTTGTTCTTGATGGAAAGTTGTTTGTCATTGCTGGTTATGACGTGGACCATGGGAAGGAGCGTGTTTCTGATGCGGTGTACCAGTATGATGCTCGTCTGAACAG ATGGGGTGCAATTGCCAGCATGAATGTTGCGCGTCGGGACTTCGCCTGTGCAGTGCTGGAAGGTGTAATATACGTTGCTGGTGGATTTGGCTCGGACAGCAATAGTTTATCTACTGTTGAAGCATATGATTCACAACAAAACAGATGGACACTGATAGATAACCTACGCAGGCCAAGGTGGGGCAGCTTCGCCTGTGGATTAAACAGCAAGCTGTACATAATGGGCGGCCGTTCAAGCTACACGATCGGCAACTCGCGTTTTGTCGATGTCTACGATCCTAGCTGTTGTTCGTGGGATGAGGTCAAGAGAGGATGTGTGATGGTCACCTCCCATGCAGTCTGTGGAGACAGATTGTTCTGCATCGAATGGAAGAGCCAGCGCTCGCTCTCGGTTTTCAGTCCCGCGGACAGTTCTTGGAAGAAGATCACGGTGCCGCTTACGGGTAGTTCGAGCACCAAATTTTGCCTTGGGGTACATGATGggaagctgctgctgttctcacaggaagaagaagctgggTATCAGACGATGACGTATGATCCAGCTGCCTCCATAGGTTCTGAATGGGGTACGTCCAAGCTGAAGCCGTCAGGGTTGTGCTTTTGCAGTGTGACTATTAATGTTTGA